The sequence GCCCGCCAGCCGGGCACGCGCCAGTACGGGCTCAGCACGTGCCACTGCTCGGGGGCCCGGGCGATCAGGGTCTCGAACTCCCCGGCCAGGCGCTGGGTGAGCGCGAGGGCGTCGGCCCGCGGGTCCCCCGACGGGCGGGCCTCGATCGGCGGCCGGCACACGGCCAGCCAGCGCCCGCGCCGCCTGGCCTGGTAGACCGAGCAGGGCAGGAGCAGGGCGCCCGTCCTGAGGGCCAGCGAGGCGGGCCCGCCCGGCATCGTGGCCGGAGACCCGAAGACCGTCACGGGAAGCCCCCCGCCGGTCAGGTCACGGTCGCAGACCAGGGCGGCGAGCCGCCCGGCGCGCAGCGTGCGGAGCACCCCGCGCAGGGTCTCGGGGCCCTCGTCCAGCGGCAGCAGCTCGATGCCGAGGGCTTGGCGGTAGGCGACGAACCGCTCGAACAACTCAGGAGGGCTGAGCCGCTCGACCACCGCGGTGGTCTGGTAGCCGGAGGCGGCCAGCCAGGCCGCCCCGAAGTCCCAGTTGCCGATGTGGGGGCTGGCGAACACCACGCCCCGGCCGCTGGCCACGGCGGCGTCCAGGTGCTCCCGCCCCTCGAAGTCCATGCGCCGGACGACCTCGGCCGGGCTCAGGTCCTCGAGCCGGAACGCCTCGATCCAGTAGCGGCCGTAGCTGGCGAACCCGCGGCGGACCACCCGCTCCAGTGTCTTCGCCGCTACGCCCGGCCCGAGCACCTGCCGGAGGTTGGCCCGCAACGCCTGGCGGCGGCGCTTGTCGGTCTCGTAGAAGGCCCGGCCACCGACCCACCCGAGCAGGTACGCCACCGGTTCGGGCAGCCGGCGGCACACGGCCCACGCGGTCAGCCAGCGGCGGCCTGCCCGCTGGTCCCGGCCGGTCACCGACCGATATCCGGCCCGAGCTCGGGCTGCTGCCAGACCCGCAGGACGCGCTGCACCACCGTGATGACGGTGCCTGCCGCGAGCACCCACAGGCCGGCCAGCACGTGGCCGAAGAGCAGGGCGACGCCGAGCACGATGACCCGCTCGGGCCGCTCCGCGATGCCGGCGTTGC is a genomic window of Actinomycetes bacterium containing:
- a CDS encoding phosphatidylinositol mannoside acyltransferase, encoding MTGRDQRAGRRWLTAWAVCRRLPEPVAYLLGWVGGRAFYETDKRRRQALRANLRQVLGPGVAAKTLERVVRRGFASYGRYWIEAFRLEDLSPAEVVRRMDFEGREHLDAAVASGRGVVFASPHIGNWDFGAAWLAASGYQTTAVVERLSPPELFERFVAYRQALGIELLPLDEGPETLRGVLRTLRAGRLAALVCDRDLTGGGLPVTVFGSPATMPGGPASLALRTGALLLPCSVYQARRRGRWLAVCRPPIEARPSGDPRADALALTQRLAGEFETLIARAPEQWHVLSPYWRVPGWRAAPGPGAEKAAS